In Triticum urartu cultivar G1812 chromosome 6, Tu2.1, whole genome shotgun sequence, the following proteins share a genomic window:
- the LOC125514758 gene encoding RGS domain-containing serine/threonine-protein kinase A-like — MEADELLKKIRALEEGQAELKREVGRLMPDRRAAARRRALRALPPPPRPSSSSRRVAARGRLPDRHCHWILQSLGQAVHIIAPDGKLLYWNRYAEHMYGYTAAEAVGRNAVELIVHPTDFDSAKIVIQNIFMGKCWRGKFPVKNKAGERFFISVHNTPLYDDDGSLVGLICLSLDVRALEEIFSPSDSAESYPSTAKHRFHANNRPTSGSVNKGSVHSQQPPQSGVTSKIVTLATSVTSRVHSRIRTGQNSNKQYGGDCEDQYSQLDLQAEVASSEENTPSGDVMHGAFVAQEKSRGKSSKTSSDDPGEGKVGSYKIFRSKAEALLAKKGISWPWKGHANDGGSGKNNVNSTQLQDKQENDQSQQRVPVLEPIIIPDCQNSEDTWATKYEVSGSWWDFNKNYTSSMSSSGSTDSSGIERVDYAADCLDYEILWEDLVIGEQVGQGCCGTVYHALWYGSDVAAKVFSKQEYSEEMINTFRQEVSLMKKLRHPNIILFMGAVASQERLCIVTEFLPRGSLFRLLQSNIGKLDPRRRVNMAIDIARGMNYLHSSIPTVVHRDLKSPNLLVDKNWTVKVADFGLSRLKHETFLSTKTGKGTPQWMAPEVLRSEPSNEKSDVFSYGVVLWELATQMIPWDTLNTMQVIGAVGFMDHRLEIPSDVDPQWASMIESCWESEPQRRPSFQELLERLQGLQKQYTVQAQTERKAAGKGARKTSVKDDG, encoded by the exons ATGGAGGCGGACGAGCTCCTGAAGAAGATACGGGCGCTGGAGGAGGGGCAGGCGGAGCTCAAGCGGGAGGTGGGCAGGCTCATGCCGGACCGCCGCGCCGCGGCCCGGCGCCGTGCCCTCcgcgcgctgccgccgccgccgcggccctccTCGTCGTCGCGGCGCGTCGCGGCCCGCGGCAGGCTGCCCGACAGGCACTGCCACTGGATACTGCAGTCGCTGGGGCAGGCCGTGCACATCATCGCCCCCGACGGGAAGCTCCTGTACTG GAACCGGTATGCTGAGCATATGTATGGCTATACTGCAGCAGAGGCAGTTGGTCGGAATGCCGTTGAATTAATTGTTCATCCGACTGACTTCGATTCAGCAAAAATCGTCATCCAGAATATATTTATGGGCAAGTGTTGGAGAGGGAAGTTTCCTGTTAAGAACAAAGCAGGAGAGAGGTTTTTCATTTCTGTCCACAACACCCCTTTGTACGATGACGATGGTAGTTTGGTGGGCCTTATCTGTCTCTCGCTTGATGTACGGGCATTAGAGGAGATATTTAGTCCCTCGGACTCAGCGGAATCCTATCCAAGTACAGCAAAGCACCGGTTTCATGCTAACAACCGGCCTACAAGTGGTTCAGTAAACAAAGGTTCTGTTCACTCCCAGCAACCTCCTCAATCTGGTGTCACCTCCAAGATAGTAACTTTG GCTACCAGCGTTACAAGTAGAGTCCATTCTCGGATAAGGACAGGTCAGAATAGCAACAAACAGTATGGTGGTGACTGTGAGGACCAGTATTCTCAACTTGATCTCCAGGCCGAGGTGGCATCAAGTGAAGAGAACACCCCAAGTGGGGATGTAATGCATGGTGCCTTTGTGGCCCAAGAGAAATCCCGTGGCAAGTCGAGCAAAACAAGTAGTGATGATCCAGGAGAAGGAAAAGTAGGGTCCTACAAGATTTTCCGTTCGAAGGCTGAGGCATTATTGGCAAAGAAGGGCATATCATGGCCTTGGAAAGGGCATGCAAATGATGGGGGTTCTGGAAAGAATAACGTGAACTCAACACAGTTGCAGGATAAGCAGGAGAATGACCAGAGTCAGCAGAGAGTTCCAGTTCTAGAGCCTATCATAATTCCAGACTGCCAAAACAGCGAAGACACTTGGGCTACGAAATATGAGGTCTCAGGTTCCTGGTGGGATTTCAACAAGAATTACACGAGTAGCATGAGCAGCAGTGGGAGTACTGATAGCAGCGGTATCGAGAGAGTAGACTATGCAGCAGACTGCCTAGATTATGAGATTCTCTGGGAAGACCTAGTAATTGGAGAACAAGTAGGTCAAG GTTGTTGTGGAACAGTGTATCATGCTTTGTGGTATGGCTCG GACGTGgcagctaaagtattctccaagcagGAATATTCAGAAGAAATGATCAATACCTTCAGACAAGAG GTATCATTGATGAAGAAGCTACGACATCCCAATATAATACTTTTCATGGGTGCAGTTGCTTCGCAGGAACGACTTTGTATTGTTACTGAATTTCTGCCACG CGGGAGTTTGTTTCGGTTGCTTCAGAGTAACATTGGCAAGCTGGATCCAAGACGGAGAGTTAACATGGCTATTGACATT GCAAGGGGCATGAATTATCTTCACAGTTCCATCCCAACTGTTGTGCACCGTGATTTGAAATCACCAAACCTGTTGGTTGATAAGAATTGGACTGTAAAG GTTGCAGACTTTGGTCTTTCACGTCTGAAACACGAAACATTTCTGTCAACAAAAACTGGAAAGGGAACA CCGCAGTGGATGGCTCCGGAGGTGCTACGGAGTGAACCTTCAAATGAAAA GTCTGATGTATTCAGCTATGGAGTGGTCCTGTGGGAGCTTGCTACTCAGATGATCCCCTGGGATACTCTCAATACAATGCAG GTCATCGGAGCCGTGggtttcatggatcacagactGGAAATACCAAGCGACGTGGATCCTCAGTGGGCATCGATGATTGAGAGCTGTTGGGAAAG TGAACCGCAACGCCGCCCTTCGTTCCAAGAACTTCTCGAGAGGCTCCAGGGGCTGCAGAAGCAGTACACGGTTCAGGCGCAGACGGAGCGGAAAGCGGCTGGGAAAGGTGCTCGAAAGACAAGCGTCAAAGATGATGGCTGA